A stretch of Heptranchias perlo isolate sHepPer1 chromosome 1, sHepPer1.hap1, whole genome shotgun sequence DNA encodes these proteins:
- the esm1 gene encoding endothelial cell-specific molecule 1 translates to MSSASVGLLLVVLTVTVEGFTLKYAVDCSYSCERTTACPVTAGCKRTVLDDCGCCRVCAAGRGEVCYRTVAGMDGVKCGPGLRCNFNSEEDDFGDEYGICRDCPFGTYGIECRKVCKCTFGICDRVTGQCTKFPFFQIPETKPGNRKKSAPESENEQGSGYSSDDLKQNVLKDKTNSSTGEKRQTPR, encoded by the exons atgtcCAGTGCCAGCGTGGGTTTGCTGCTCGTGGTTTTGACCGTCACTGTGGAAGGGTTCACTTTGAAATATGCAGTTGATTGCTCCTATTCGTGTGAACGGACCACCGCTTGTCCCGTGACCGCGGGCTGCAAAAGGACAGTGCTGGATGACTGCGGTTGCTGCAGGGTTTGTGCAGCCGGGAGAGGGGAGGTGTGTTACCGCACAGTGGCCGGAATGGACGGGGTTAAATGCGGACCTGGGTTGCGGTGCAATTTTAACAGTGAAGAGGACGATTTTGGAGACGAATATGGCATTTGCAGAG ATTGCCCCTTTGGAACCTACGGAATAGAATGCAGGaaagtgtgtaaatgcacgtttGGGATCTGTGACAGAGTGACCGGCCAATGCACGAAGTTTCCGTTTTTTCAAATTCCTGAAACAAAACCTGGAAACCGTAAGAAATCTGCACCTGAGTCAG AAAACGAGCAAGGATCGGGATACAGCAGTGATGACTTAAAGCAGAACGTTCTCAAAGATAAAACAAACAGTTCGACCGGAGAGAAGCGACAAACCCCTCGCTGA